The Flavobacterium marginilacus genome window below encodes:
- a CDS encoding fumarate reductase/succinate dehydrogenase flavoprotein subunit, whose translation MKLDSKIPEGHISQKWTDYKDHLRLVAPNNRPKIDIIVVGTGLAGASAAASFAEMGYNVKAFCYQDSPRRAHSIAAQGGINAAKNYQNDGDSTFRLFYDTIKGGDYRAREANVHRLAEVSGNIIDQCVAQGVPFARDYGGMLDNRSFGGTQVQRTFYAAGQTGQQLLLGAYSSLSRQIGLGKVDMYNRHEMLELVKVNGKARGIIARNLITGELERHSAHAVIIATGGYGNVYFLSTNAMGSNVTAGWKIHKQGALFANPCYVQIHPTCIPVHGTNQSKLTLMSESLRNSGRIWVPKKKEDAEAIRAGKLKPTQIAEEDRDYYLERKYPAFGNLVPRDVASRAGKEVCDEGRGIEANDTNEGVYLDFSTEIQNKGKQTAYAKGNHNPTQEEILTLGKKWLEEKYGNLFTMYQKITDENPYETPMKIYPAVHYTMGGVWVDYNLQSTIPGCFVAGEANFSDHGANRLGASALMQGLADGYFVLPYTVSDYLADDIRTGKISTDLPEFVEAEKNVKDQINKFLANNGTKSVDHFHKRLGNIMWNKVGMGRNEKGLTEAIEEIAALKEEFFKEVYVPGSSDELNPELEKALRVADFIELGQLMAMDALQRKESCGGHFREEYQDAEGETLRDDENFKFVGAWEYKGYDIKNEELHKEELNYEFIKIAARNYK comes from the coding sequence ACCATTTAAGGTTAGTTGCTCCAAACAACCGACCAAAAATAGATATTATCGTAGTAGGAACTGGATTGGCTGGAGCTTCTGCAGCTGCGTCTTTTGCCGAAATGGGTTATAATGTAAAAGCATTTTGTTATCAGGATTCTCCACGTCGTGCGCACTCTATTGCAGCACAAGGAGGTATCAATGCTGCAAAAAATTACCAAAATGATGGTGACAGTACTTTCCGTTTGTTTTACGATACAATTAAAGGAGGGGATTACAGAGCACGTGAAGCAAACGTTCACCGTTTAGCTGAAGTTTCTGGAAACATCATCGACCAGTGTGTGGCTCAGGGAGTTCCTTTTGCCCGTGATTACGGCGGAATGTTAGACAACCGTTCTTTTGGAGGTACGCAGGTACAGCGTACTTTTTATGCTGCAGGACAAACTGGACAGCAGTTATTATTAGGAGCTTATTCTTCTTTATCAAGACAGATCGGTTTAGGAAAAGTCGATATGTACAACCGCCACGAGATGCTGGAATTGGTAAAAGTGAATGGAAAAGCCCGCGGAATCATTGCTCGTAATTTAATTACAGGAGAATTAGAAAGACATTCTGCTCACGCTGTAATTATTGCAACTGGAGGTTACGGAAATGTTTATTTCCTTTCTACCAATGCAATGGGATCGAATGTGACTGCTGGCTGGAAAATCCACAAACAAGGAGCTTTGTTCGCAAACCCATGTTATGTACAGATTCACCCAACTTGTATTCCAGTTCACGGAACGAACCAATCCAAATTAACTTTGATGTCTGAGTCGTTAAGAAACTCTGGACGTATTTGGGTTCCAAAGAAAAAAGAAGATGCTGAAGCGATTCGTGCGGGTAAATTGAAACCAACACAAATTGCTGAAGAAGATAGAGATTACTACTTAGAAAGAAAATATCCAGCGTTTGGAAACTTAGTTCCTCGTGACGTTGCATCAAGAGCTGGTAAAGAAGTTTGTGATGAAGGCCGCGGAATTGAGGCTAACGATACTAACGAAGGTGTTTATTTGGATTTCTCTACTGAGATTCAAAATAAAGGAAAACAAACCGCTTACGCTAAAGGAAATCACAATCCTACTCAAGAAGAGATTCTTACTTTAGGAAAAAAATGGTTGGAGGAAAAATATGGTAACTTGTTTACTATGTACCAAAAAATCACCGATGAGAATCCTTATGAAACTCCAATGAAAATTTATCCAGCCGTTCACTACACAATGGGTGGTGTTTGGGTTGATTATAACTTACAATCAACTATTCCAGGCTGTTTCGTTGCAGGAGAGGCTAACTTCTCTGATCACGGAGCTAACCGTTTGGGAGCTTCGGCTTTAATGCAGGGATTGGCTGATGGATATTTCGTATTGCCTTATACTGTTTCTGATTATTTAGCTGACGATATCCGTACTGGAAAAATTTCTACAGATTTACCAGAATTCGTGGAAGCAGAGAAAAATGTAAAAGATCAAATCAATAAATTCTTGGCCAATAATGGAACTAAATCAGTGGATCATTTCCACAAACGTTTAGGAAACATTATGTGGAATAAAGTTGGAATGGGGCGTAATGAAAAAGGTTTAACAGAAGCTATTGAAGAAATTGCAGCTTTGAAAGAAGAATTCTTCAAAGAAGTTTACGTTCCAGGAAGCTCTGATGAATTGAACCCAGAATTGGAAAAAGCACTTCGTGTTGCCGATTTTATCGAATTGGGACAATTAATGGCTATGGATGCTTTACAACGTAAAGAATCTTGCGGAGGACACTTCCGTGAAGAATATCAGGATGCTGAAGGTGAAACGCTTCGTGATGATGAAAACTTCAAATTTGTTGGAGCTTGGGAATACAAAGGCTACGACATCAAAAATGAAGAACTTCACAAAGAAGAATTGAATTACGAGTTTATCAAAATCGCAGCTAGAAATTACAAATAA
- a CDS encoding 6-pyruvoyl trahydropterin synthase family protein has translation MSNIRITKQFNFETGHALYGYDGKCKNVHGHSYKLSVTVIGKPITDRNNVKFGMVIDFSDLKKIVKEEIVDQFDHATVFNETTPHIELANELKDRGHHVILVDYQPTSENMVVDFSQRIIKRLPSNIKLFSLKLQETESSFAEWFASDNQ, from the coding sequence ATGAGCAATATCAGAATCACCAAACAATTTAATTTTGAAACCGGCCACGCTTTGTATGGTTACGACGGAAAGTGTAAAAATGTGCATGGCCATAGTTATAAATTATCTGTTACCGTTATTGGAAAACCAATTACTGATCGTAATAACGTAAAGTTTGGTATGGTCATTGATTTTTCGGATTTAAAAAAGATAGTAAAAGAAGAGATTGTTGATCAGTTTGATCATGCGACTGTTTTTAATGAAACTACTCCTCATATTGAATTGGCTAATGAATTAAAAGATCGCGGTCACCATGTAATATTGGTTGATTATCAGCCTACAAGTGAAAATATGGTAGTTGATTTTTCGCAAAGAATTATCAAAAGATTACCTTCGAATATTAAACTTTTTTCTTTGAAACTGCAGGAAACCGAGTCATCTTTTGCTGAATGGTTTGCAAGTGACAATCAATAA
- a CDS encoding response regulator, with product MIPVAITDDHTIVIEGIKTMLKSNKEVEIVQSFENLKDTFEHLDASIAVLLLDINLPDGNGINACKELLKKHPNLKIIALTNFEDSLFIKQILKNGASGYLLKNTSKTEMIEAIKEVMEGKRYLPKRISEILLNDSIGLETSSYFIPKLTAREKEILNLIIQEYTTEEMATKLFVSAKTVESHRSNLIQKLGVKNTAGLVRVAFEKGLI from the coding sequence ATGATCCCAGTAGCCATCACAGACGACCACACAATTGTAATCGAAGGCATCAAAACAATGCTGAAATCTAATAAAGAAGTCGAAATTGTACAATCTTTTGAAAACCTAAAAGATACCTTTGAGCATCTGGATGCTTCAATTGCTGTTTTACTTTTGGATATAAACCTTCCTGATGGAAATGGAATCAATGCCTGCAAAGAGTTATTGAAGAAACATCCAAATCTAAAAATTATAGCCCTCACAAATTTTGAAGACAGTTTGTTTATCAAACAGATTTTAAAAAATGGTGCTTCTGGTTATTTGCTGAAAAACACTAGTAAAACAGAAATGATAGAAGCCATTAAAGAAGTAATGGAAGGCAAAAGATACCTCCCTAAGAGAATAAGTGAAATATTATTAAATGATTCGATAGGTTTAGAAACCTCTAGCTATTTTATCCCAAAACTAACCGCAAGAGAAAAAGAAATTTTAAATCTCATTATCCAAGAATACACGACAGAAGAAATGGCAACAAAACTATTCGTAAGTGCTAAAACAGTGGAGTCCCATCGAAGTAATTTGATTCAAAAATTGGGAGTAAAAAACACTGCTGGTCTAGTTCGAGTCGCTTTTGAGAAAGGCTTGATATAA
- a CDS encoding helix-turn-helix domain-containing protein, which translates to MENQNLAQGVKELRKREALSQDELARKAGLSLRTVQRVENGETIPTAETLKRLASVLGVAPNELIEFESEKEVPKIVLKTKHEYVHFFEDKLVFSKTPDINLVADYSKSVTYVFRTLMVFLISIPLFTAMGIYFYTISNIPMAIYGTTFAFMFLTAALNIMLFSSGSPVVSFANITSIKVNSKMSQNILSISFMESGRIKQRGMILEKDQVQPMMDVLLTWNIFDKKDMEMNKKPQILKVIFFCLYILTSSLFVFYNPKQLYLTTYLQSGLLLVICFILIGKMLRNSVFLNRDTIAIANSPIDR; encoded by the coding sequence ATGGAAAACCAGAATTTAGCACAAGGAGTAAAAGAATTAAGAAAAAGAGAAGCTTTATCGCAGGATGAATTAGCCAGAAAAGCAGGATTATCATTGCGTACAGTTCAGAGGGTTGAAAATGGGGAAACGATCCCAACAGCTGAAACACTTAAAAGATTGGCTTCTGTTTTGGGTGTTGCACCAAATGAATTAATCGAATTTGAATCTGAAAAAGAAGTGCCTAAAATTGTTTTAAAAACTAAACATGAATATGTGCATTTTTTTGAAGACAAATTGGTTTTTAGTAAAACTCCAGATATTAATTTAGTAGCGGATTATAGCAAATCGGTAACCTATGTTTTTAGAACACTAATGGTATTTTTAATATCAATTCCTTTATTTACTGCGATGGGTATTTATTTTTATACTATATCAAATATTCCAATGGCCATTTACGGAACTACATTCGCTTTCATGTTCTTAACAGCAGCGTTAAATATTATGTTATTTAGCTCGGGATCACCAGTTGTTAGTTTTGCCAATATTACCAGCATAAAAGTGAATAGTAAAATGTCTCAAAATATTTTATCTATTTCTTTTATGGAATCGGGAAGAATTAAGCAAAGAGGAATGATTCTAGAAAAAGATCAAGTACAACCTATGATGGATGTCTTATTGACATGGAATATATTTGATAAAAAAGATATGGAAATGAATAAAAAACCACAAATACTCAAAGTGATTTTTTTCTGTTTATATATTCTAACGTCTAGTCTATTTGTGTTTTATAATCCAAAACAGCTTTATTTAACAACATATTTGCAGTCAGGATTATTACTTGTTATTTGTTTTATTTTGATTGGAAAAATGTTACGGAATTCTGTTTTTTTAAATCGTGATACGATAGCGATAGCAAACAGTCCCATTGATCGATGA
- a CDS encoding tetratricopeptide repeat-containing sensor histidine kinase, whose protein sequence is MQKHYFFIIIYLFSFCAIAQKDSLTIQKIMDEAYSFEQNQPQKALRLYTKSHQLSLKSNYSDGAYKSLLYSGIVYSNIGKYDSAQYYYNKCINYCKKTKILIGEAKGYANLANMHQYKGDYSRAVKNYLASIKIFEKTKDSSIISQSYQNLSAIYTQFKNKELEFFYLKKAEQFVPKTNAVQLALLYGDIGLGHIKYKNFVESFDYFKKAETIALKEQNNELWFYVYRNFGEYYRLKKDYTKAIPYYEKAFKLADSSVDIIRKADLIYIVSDVYLKQKNYTRALELANQSLELSKKIGSGELEYKSLKRLSDIHNKLHQPQKAYNYLEESYILMDTVFSQNHVKETTLLQTKFESEKKDKSIAEQQIMLKQQELDLIKSKKEKQLYFIAFIALVVISIGIWYFFKQRQNIKNKEILALQQQQEINTLEALMDGEEKERRRIAQELHDGLNGDLSAIKYRLSTLEEAGLSPIDADNLNKVIDMIDESCAQVRNISHDLMPASILEYGLIETIKEYCFKINSSKKIKIDFQYFGNYIALAKKNETVIYRIIQEMVTNMLKHSKATEAMIQFNYREEELFITVEDNGIGFDKNAITEGIGHKNIKTRVAFLNAQLDSNSSDSGTSYTLSIDLNKTK, encoded by the coding sequence ATGCAAAAGCATTATTTTTTCATTATTATCTATCTGTTTTCTTTCTGTGCCATAGCTCAAAAAGACAGCTTGACCATCCAAAAAATAATGGATGAAGCGTATTCTTTTGAACAAAATCAACCTCAAAAAGCATTACGATTGTATACCAAAAGTCATCAATTAAGTTTGAAATCCAACTACAGTGATGGCGCTTACAAATCCCTATTATACAGCGGAATAGTGTACAGTAATATCGGAAAATATGACTCCGCACAATACTATTACAACAAATGCATCAACTATTGTAAAAAAACAAAAATTCTTATAGGAGAAGCAAAAGGATATGCCAACTTAGCCAATATGCATCAATATAAAGGAGATTATTCTAGGGCTGTCAAAAATTATTTAGCCTCTATTAAAATATTTGAAAAAACAAAAGATAGCAGTATAATCAGCCAGAGCTATCAAAATCTTTCAGCAATATATACTCAATTCAAAAACAAGGAATTAGAATTTTTTTATTTAAAAAAAGCAGAGCAATTTGTTCCAAAAACAAATGCAGTGCAATTAGCTTTACTGTATGGAGATATTGGTCTTGGTCATATTAAATATAAAAATTTTGTCGAAAGTTTTGATTATTTCAAGAAAGCAGAAACTATTGCCCTCAAAGAACAAAACAATGAATTATGGTTTTATGTCTATCGTAATTTTGGAGAATATTATAGATTAAAGAAAGACTATACAAAAGCAATTCCATATTATGAAAAAGCTTTCAAATTAGCTGATTCATCAGTCGATATTATAAGAAAAGCAGATTTGATATACATTGTAAGTGATGTATATTTAAAACAAAAAAACTATACTAGAGCATTGGAGTTGGCCAATCAATCCTTAGAACTCTCCAAGAAAATAGGTTCTGGTGAATTAGAATATAAATCCTTGAAACGTCTTTCTGATATTCATAATAAACTGCATCAACCCCAAAAAGCTTATAATTATTTAGAAGAGAGTTATATACTTATGGATACTGTTTTCTCTCAAAACCATGTAAAAGAAACTACTTTACTCCAAACCAAATTTGAAAGTGAAAAAAAAGACAAATCAATTGCAGAACAACAAATAATGCTCAAACAGCAAGAGTTGGATTTAATCAAAAGTAAAAAAGAAAAACAACTGTATTTTATCGCTTTTATAGCATTGGTTGTCATTTCTATTGGTATTTGGTATTTCTTTAAACAAAGACAGAACATCAAAAACAAAGAAATACTCGCCTTACAACAACAACAAGAAATCAATACACTCGAAGCCCTGATGGACGGGGAAGAAAAAGAGCGACGCCGTATTGCTCAAGAACTTCACGATGGACTCAATGGCGATTTATCTGCAATAAAATACCGATTATCCACATTAGAAGAAGCTGGGCTGAGTCCAATAGATGCTGACAATTTAAATAAAGTTATTGATATGATTGACGAATCTTGTGCACAAGTTCGGAATATTTCACATGATTTAATGCCTGCTTCAATTCTGGAATACGGTCTAATCGAGACCATTAAAGAGTATTGTTTCAAGATTAATAGTTCCAAAAAGATCAAAATTGATTTTCAATATTTTGGCAATTATATCGCTCTCGCCAAAAAAAATGAGACTGTTATTTATCGTATCATTCAAGAAATGGTAACCAATATGCTCAAGCATTCTAAAGCCACTGAAGCGATGATCCAATTCAATTATAGAGAAGAGGAACTTTTTATTACCGTTGAAGATAATGGTATTGGTTTTGACAAAAATGCAATTACTGAAGGAATAGGTCATAAAAACATCAAAACCAGAGTTGCCTTTTTGAATGCACAATTAGACAGTAACAGCTCCGATTCAGGAACTTCCTACACGCTTTCCATCGACTTAAACAAAACGAAATGA
- a CDS encoding succinate dehydrogenase/fumarate reductase iron-sulfur subunit has protein sequence MSAAKNINITLQIWRQKNSKEKGKMESYKLNDVSTASSFLEMLDQLNEQLVNERKEPVAFDHDCREGICGMCSLYINGRAHGPDTGITTCQLHMRMFNDGDTIVIEPWRSAAFPVIKDLIVDRTSFDRIQQAGGFVSVNTSGNTIDANATPVPKDDADKAFEAAACIGCGACVATCKNGSAMLFVGAKVSQYALLPQGRVEATARVLNMVRQMDEEGFGNCTNTGACEVECPKGISLENIARMNREYLSASLK, from the coding sequence ATGAGCGCAGCAAAAAATATAAATATCACCCTTCAGATTTGGCGTCAGAAAAACTCCAAAGAGAAAGGAAAAATGGAATCATATAAATTGAATGATGTTTCTACGGCAAGTTCGTTTTTGGAAATGTTAGATCAATTAAATGAGCAGTTAGTAAACGAAAGAAAAGAACCAGTAGCATTTGACCACGATTGCCGTGAGGGAATCTGCGGAATGTGTTCTTTGTACATCAACGGACGTGCGCACGGACCAGATACAGGAATTACTACTTGCCAGTTACACATGAGAATGTTCAACGACGGTGATACAATCGTTATAGAGCCTTGGCGTTCAGCAGCATTTCCAGTAATTAAAGATTTAATTGTTGACAGAACATCTTTCGACAGAATCCAGCAAGCGGGAGGTTTCGTTTCTGTAAATACTTCTGGAAATACTATTGATGCAAATGCAACTCCAGTTCCTAAAGATGATGCTGATAAAGCTTTTGAAGCAGCAGCTTGTATCGGTTGTGGTGCTTGTGTGGCTACTTGTAAAAATGGTTCTGCAATGTTATTCGTTGGAGCAAAAGTTTCTCAATATGCTTTGTTACCACAAGGTAGAGTAGAAGCAACAGCCCGTGTTTTAAACATGGTACGCCAGATGGATGAAGAAGGTTTTGGTAACTGTACAAACACTGGAGCTTGTGAGGTTGAATGTCCAAAAGGAATTTCTTTGGAAAATATCGCCCGTATGAACAGAGAATATCTTTCTGCAAGTTTGAAATAA
- a CDS encoding Ig-like domain-containing protein, with the protein MFKKHFKYIPFLLLIFFISCAKRGSITGGAKDTIAPTLKSSYPENYSIKFTGNKIKLTFDENIKLKNLNKQLIVSPPMKNELLVLPTTASKTLTITINDTLAPDTTYSMNFGQSIADNNEGNPYNQFKYVFSTGNYIDSLALGGRVKDAHEKEVASFVSIMLYEANEKFNDSTIYKENPRYITNTLDSLKTFRLENLKAGKYFLVALKDNNSNNKFNPKSDLIGFNKGIVTIPNDTVFELELFKMTLPFKAIRPTQASGNRLIVGYEGSSGKNSELAKLTLKNHNEIVPAIITKMGKKDSLQVWYKPLKTDSLSMHIEKGKYSKDFSFKIKKQKNDTLSIKALQAGSLNFRDRFTLESSLPLINFDKSKMTLTDKDSAAVPFTTAYDEFNQQLYVDFKIDEAQKYNFKMMPGAVTDFFEKKNDTLDFKTETRNFADYGNIILSLKNVNRFPVIIELTNDKGDIIKASQYTEGKTELEFNLLEPGVYGVRAIYDDNKNKEWDTGDYLEKRQAEEVVYSKDIELHANFDQQETFDLSIPYTPEPKKKKPKDADKKKKKSAF; encoded by the coding sequence ATGTTCAAAAAACATTTTAAATATATTCCTTTTTTGCTTCTGATTTTTTTTATAAGCTGTGCCAAAAGAGGTTCTATTACCGGTGGCGCGAAAGACACCATTGCACCTACTTTGAAATCCAGTTACCCCGAAAATTATTCTATTAAATTTACTGGGAATAAAATCAAACTTACTTTTGACGAAAATATCAAACTTAAAAATTTAAATAAGCAATTGATTGTTTCGCCTCCTATGAAAAATGAATTACTTGTTCTTCCTACGACGGCCTCGAAAACATTAACAATTACTATTAATGATACTTTGGCACCAGATACTACTTACAGCATGAATTTTGGCCAAAGTATTGCCGATAACAACGAGGGCAATCCCTACAACCAGTTTAAATATGTGTTTTCGACGGGAAATTATATTGATTCACTAGCTCTTGGCGGGAGAGTAAAAGATGCTCATGAGAAAGAAGTGGCTTCGTTTGTTTCTATTATGCTTTATGAAGCAAACGAAAAATTTAATGATTCGACTATTTACAAAGAAAATCCGCGTTACATTACCAATACTTTGGATAGTTTAAAAACGTTCCGATTGGAGAATTTAAAAGCTGGAAAATACTTTCTGGTTGCACTTAAAGACAATAACAGCAATAATAAATTCAATCCAAAATCGGATTTAATTGGGTTTAACAAAGGCATTGTAACGATTCCAAATGACACCGTTTTTGAGTTGGAATTATTTAAAATGACATTACCATTTAAAGCAATTAGACCCACTCAGGCATCTGGAAACCGATTAATAGTAGGTTATGAAGGAAGTTCTGGAAAGAATAGTGAACTGGCAAAACTTACTTTGAAAAATCATAACGAAATAGTGCCGGCTATTATTACTAAAATGGGTAAGAAAGACTCTCTGCAGGTTTGGTATAAACCGCTGAAGACTGATTCTCTCTCAATGCATATCGAAAAAGGCAAATACTCGAAAGACTTCTCTTTTAAAATTAAAAAACAAAAAAACGACACGTTGAGCATCAAAGCCCTGCAAGCTGGTTCACTTAATTTTAGAGACCGATTTACATTGGAATCCAGTCTTCCTCTTATTAATTTTGACAAATCTAAAATGACGCTTACAGACAAAGATTCAGCTGCTGTGCCTTTTACTACAGCTTATGATGAGTTTAACCAGCAGTTATATGTTGATTTTAAAATCGATGAAGCGCAGAAATATAATTTTAAGATGATGCCGGGCGCTGTTACCGATTTTTTTGAAAAAAAGAATGACACTTTAGATTTTAAAACAGAGACTCGAAATTTTGCTGATTACGGAAACATCATTCTTTCTTTAAAAAATGTAAATCGCTTTCCGGTTATTATCGAACTGACCAATGATAAAGGAGATATTATAAAAGCAAGCCAATATACTGAAGGAAAAACCGAACTTGAATTTAATTTGCTAGAACCCGGCGTATATGGTGTTAGGGCAATTTATGATGACAATAAAAATAAGGAATGGGATACCGGAGATTATCTTGAAAAACGACAAGCCGAAGAAGTTGTTTATTCTAAGGATATAGAACTTCATGCTAATTTTGATCAGCAGGAAACCTTCGACTTAAGTATTCCGTATACTCCAGAACCCAAAAAGAAGAAACCTAAAGACGCTGACAAGAAGAAAAAGAAATCAGCTTTTTAG
- a CDS encoding UDP-2,3-diacylglucosamine diphosphatase, whose translation MQLSNNKKIYFASDQHFGAPTPELSFPREQKFVAWLDEVKKDAEAIFLLGDLFDFWFEYKTVVPKGFVRILGKLAEIRDSGIPIYFFVGNHDLWMSDYFETELNIPVYHDNKEFTFNNKTFLIGHGDGKGPGDKGYKRMKKVFTNPFSKWLYRWLHPDIGVKLAQYLSVKNKLISGEADVKFLGDENEWLILYAKRKLETKHYNYFIFGHRHLPMIKTVGENSEYVNLGDWISYFTYGVFDGETFEVKKFE comes from the coding sequence ATGCAGTTATCCAATAATAAAAAAATTTACTTCGCATCCGATCAGCATTTTGGTGCGCCAACACCTGAATTAAGTTTTCCAAGAGAACAAAAATTTGTCGCTTGGCTTGACGAAGTAAAAAAAGATGCGGAAGCTATTTTTTTACTGGGCGATTTATTTGATTTTTGGTTCGAATATAAAACTGTCGTTCCCAAAGGATTTGTCCGTATTTTAGGCAAGCTGGCCGAAATCCGTGACAGCGGAATACCGATTTATTTCTTTGTAGGAAATCATGATTTATGGATGTCTGATTATTTTGAAACAGAGTTAAATATTCCTGTTTACCACGATAATAAAGAATTTACTTTTAACAATAAAACCTTTTTGATTGGTCATGGCGACGGAAAAGGTCCTGGCGATAAAGGATACAAACGAATGAAAAAGGTATTCACTAATCCATTTTCAAAATGGCTGTATCGCTGGCTTCATCCGGATATTGGAGTTAAATTGGCACAATATCTTTCAGTGAAAAACAAGCTGATTTCCGGCGAAGCTGATGTGAAATTTCTCGGTGATGAAAATGAATGGTTAATACTTTATGCGAAACGTAAATTAGAAACTAAGCATTATAATTATTTTATCTTTGGACATCGCCATCTGCCAATGATAAAAACTGTAGGCGAAAATTCGGAGTATGTTAATCTGGGTGATTGGATTAGTTATTTCACTTATGGTGTTTTTGATGGAGAAACATTTGAAGTGAAAAAATTCGAATAA
- a CDS encoding amidohydrolase: MKTAILQSALVWENPQANRNHFEKKINAIDETVDLIVLPEMFSTGFTMNSSAVAETMQGETVLWLQSLAKAKKTAITGSLVITENGNFYNRLVFVFPSGEIQFYDKRHLFTLAGEDEIYTAGNKKLIVEYKGWKICPLICYDLRFPVFARNVEEYDLLIYVANWPKIRINAWDSLLKARAIENVSYTIGVNRVGEDDNKFVHNGHSQAVDFLGNYILEPVENEGVFKLELNKAELLLARKKFNFLNDRDAFTLKS, from the coding sequence TTGAAAACAGCTATCCTGCAATCTGCATTAGTTTGGGAAAATCCCCAAGCCAATCGAAATCATTTCGAAAAAAAAATCAATGCTATTGATGAAACAGTAGATTTGATTGTACTTCCTGAAATGTTCTCGACGGGTTTCACGATGAATTCATCAGCAGTTGCCGAAACCATGCAGGGAGAAACTGTTTTATGGCTGCAGTCTTTGGCGAAAGCCAAAAAAACAGCCATTACAGGAAGTTTGGTTATAACTGAGAATGGTAATTTCTATAACCGATTGGTATTTGTTTTTCCGTCGGGTGAAATTCAGTTTTATGATAAAAGGCATTTATTTACACTGGCAGGTGAAGACGAAATCTACACTGCAGGCAATAAAAAATTAATTGTTGAATATAAAGGCTGGAAAATCTGTCCGTTAATCTGCTATGATTTACGATTCCCAGTTTTTGCCCGAAATGTCGAAGAATATGATTTGTTAATTTATGTTGCCAATTGGCCAAAAATAAGGATAAATGCCTGGGATTCTTTACTCAAAGCACGAGCCATAGAAAATGTGAGTTATACTATTGGAGTTAATAGGGTTGGGGAAGATGATAATAAATTTGTACACAACGGACATTCCCAAGCGGTTGATTTCTTGGGAAATTATATTTTAGAACCTGTAGAGAATGAAGGCGTTTTTAAACTCGAATTGAATAAAGCTGAACTGCTTCTGGCCAGAAAAAAATTCAATTTTTTAAATGACCGTGATGCTTTCACGCTAAAAAGCTGA